The proteins below are encoded in one region of Corynebacterium sphenisci DSM 44792:
- the ribD gene encoding bifunctional diaminohydroxyphosphoribosylaminopyrimidine deaminase/5-amino-6-(5-phosphoribosylamino)uracil reductase RibD, whose product MPLHPDLLPTTPLSHDQAMRLAIAAAERVRGTTRPNPPVGCVILDARGIAVAAAGTDPVGGPHAEAQALAAAGERARGGTAVVTLEPCHHVGRTPPCTGALVEAGIVEVVHGVADPNPVAAGGADWLVGRGVAVVGGVLAADIADGVLRPWLHWQAHRRPHITLKTAGTVDGLAAATDGSSQWITGHLARRRVHVDRSRRDAIIVGTGTVLADDPRLTARSGDGALLPHQPLRVVVGRKAVPADAAVRGGAGPADPDTPELGGGFRHIQTRDMDRVVDVLADLGLIDVLVEGGPRLAGAFLAAGLVDAIESYVAPGLLGAGTAVVDTGSATTVADIARFRTTGVENLGGDVLIRAVRGPVAGRG is encoded by the coding sequence ATGCCGCTGCACCCCGACCTGCTGCCCACGACGCCCCTGAGCCACGACCAGGCGATGCGCCTGGCGATCGCCGCGGCCGAGCGGGTGCGCGGCACCACCCGGCCCAACCCCCCGGTGGGCTGCGTCATCCTCGACGCCCGCGGGATCGCGGTGGCCGCCGCCGGCACCGACCCGGTGGGCGGGCCCCATGCCGAGGCGCAGGCCCTGGCCGCCGCCGGGGAGCGCGCCCGCGGCGGCACCGCCGTGGTCACCCTGGAGCCCTGCCACCACGTCGGCCGCACCCCGCCGTGCACCGGCGCCCTCGTCGAGGCCGGGATCGTCGAGGTCGTGCACGGCGTGGCCGACCCCAACCCGGTGGCCGCCGGGGGCGCGGACTGGCTCGTCGGCCGGGGCGTGGCGGTGGTCGGCGGGGTGCTCGCCGCGGATATCGCGGACGGGGTGCTGCGGCCCTGGCTGCACTGGCAGGCGCACCGCCGGCCGCATATCACCCTGAAGACCGCCGGCACCGTCGACGGGCTGGCCGCCGCCACCGACGGCTCCTCCCAGTGGATCACCGGGCACCTGGCGCGGCGCCGGGTGCACGTGGACCGCTCCCGGCGCGACGCCATCATCGTCGGCACCGGCACCGTGCTCGCCGACGACCCCCGGCTCACCGCCCGCAGCGGCGACGGCGCCCTGCTGCCGCACCAGCCGCTGCGGGTGGTGGTGGGCCGCAAGGCGGTGCCCGCCGACGCGGCGGTGCGCGGCGGGGCCGGCCCGGCGGACCCGGACACCCCGGAGCTCGGCGGGGGCTTCCGGCACATCCAGACCCGGGACATGGACCGGGTGGTCGACGTGCTCGCCGACCTGGGCCTCATCGACGTGCTCGTCGAGGGCGGGCCCCGACTGGCCGGGGCCTTCCTCGCCGCGGGCCTGGTCGACGCGATCGAGTCCTACGTCGCCCCCGGGCTGCTCGGCGCGGGCACCGCGGTGGTGGACACCGGTTCGGCGACCACCGTCGCCGACATCGCCCGCTTCCGCACCACCGGGGTGGAGAACCTCGGCGGGGACGTGCTGATCCGGGCGGTGCGCGGCCCCGTCGCCGGCCGCGGCTGA